The genome window CGACCGCCTCGCCCTGGGCCGAAAAGACGTCCCCCTCAACAGCCTCGGCCTCGCCCAGGCGGCGCGCCTGGGCAAGGCCATCGCCCTCGAGCGCGCGGCCGGCACAACCTTTGCTGCCGTCTACTCCAGCCCCCTCGTCCGCGCCCGTCAGACCGCAGAGGCGATCGCCACCGCGCTCGGCCTCGAAGTCACAGAAGCGCCTGAGCTCATCGAGATGGATGTCGGCGAGATGGACGGCCTCACGGGCGCCGAATTGCGCGAACGCCACCCCGAGTTCCTGCGTTCCTGGTGGGGCCCGGAGGCCGGCATCGTGAGGATGCCCGGCGGCGAGAGCCTCCAGGAAGTGCAGGACCGCGCCTGGCCCCTCATCGAGCTCGTCCGCGACACTTACCCAGCCGAGGCCGCCGTCATCGCTGTCTCCCACAACTTCGTCATACGCGCCCTCATCTGCCGCGCCCTCGGCATCGACCTCGCCGACTTCCGCCGCTTCGAGGTCGGCCTCGCATCCACCACCCGCCTGGAATTCCGCGGGCCGCGCACCCTCATCACCAACCTCAACGATGTCTGCCACCTCGCGGGCCTGGAGACAGAGCCCGAGTACTGGCCCCGAAAGTAGCCGGCGCGTCCCGCCGCTCGGCCCTACCGTCCTCCCGCTTGAGGCTGAGGTATGATCCCCCAAATGCAGGGGCGCCTGGGACGGTGGCTCAAGTTCCTCCTCGCGCTCGCCGTCAGCATCGCCTTCAGTGCCCTCTTCCTGCTCAGCACCGACCTCGGCGAAGTCGCCGATGCGCTGGCTAGCGCCGACTACCTCTACGTCGTCCCCGGCCTCGCCCTCTTCGTCGTCTCGGTGGTCGCCCGCGCCGTCCGCTGGCAGTACATGTTCCGCCCGCGCGACATCCCCTGGCCGGGGCTCCTGCCCTCGCTCCTCGTCGGCTACGCCGGCAACAACCTGCTACCTCTGCGCGCCGGCGAGCTCCTCCGTGCCCAGCACCTGGCCGACCGCGCCGCCGTCCCTCGCATGGTCACCTTCGGCACCTTCATCATGGAGCGCCTGTTCGACTTCATGGTGCTGTCCACCTTCGTGCTGTGGGGCGTGCTCCTCTCGGACGTTTCCGGCGCCTATCTCGGCCTCGCCCTGCTTCTCGCCGGCGGCACCGCCAGCGGCTTCGTCGTCGCGCTCGTGCTCGCGCGCCGCCCGGCGTTGCTCTCGAAGCTGACCGCGAGGCCGTGGCCGCTCGTGCCGGAACGCATCCGCCTCGAGCTTGGCTCGCTCACCGAGTCCTTCTTCTCCGGCTTCTCCTGCCTCACCAGCCTGCGGCGCTTCCTCATCGTCGCGTTGATGACCGCGGTAGCCTGGGGCTTCGAGCTGTCGATGTACTGGGTGGTCAGCGAAGCGTTCGCGCTGGGCGCCGGATTCATCACCATTGCCTTCGCTGGCGCCGCCGCCAACGTGGCCATGTCCGTGCCCTCGGCCCAGGGAGGTGTCGGCCCGTTCCAGTACTACGCCAGAGAGGCCCTGCTCCGCTTCGATGTCGCGGGGCCGGCCGCGGCCGCCTACGCCGTGGCCCTTCACATCTTCCTCGTGGCGCCCGTCAGCCTGGTCGGCCTCCTCGTCCTCTGGCGCTCCACCCTGCCATCGAGCGCCGCCAAGCCCGCCGTGGCGGAGGGGGCAGAGCAGCGCTGACCGGCGTGGCCCTTGCGCACCGTGGTATAAAGTGAATGACCGTTCCGTTTTTTCTCGCCCGCCGGGTGCAGGCAGAGGGTGTGTCGGATGCCGAAAGTCCTCCCCGCTTACCTCGAACAGCGACGTAAGCAGATTCTTGAGTCCGCCGCCGCCTGCTTCTTCGAGAAGGGCTTCCACCAGACCAGCATGCAGGACATCTGCGAACGGGCTGACCTCAGCCCCGGTGCTGTCTACCGCTACTTCCGCAGTAAAGACGACATCATCGCCGCCATCTGCGACGAGGCGAATCAGCAGGACCTGGCCCTCATAGAGGCGATCACCGCGGGCGGCGACGCGGTTGCCGTGCTGGAGGAGCTGGGCCGGACCTTCCTCAACAGCCTCACCGAGGAAGACGTCCGGGGCCACGTTGCCATGGTCGCGGAGGCGCCCCACAGCCCCCACATCCGCGCCACCGCCCGCCGCGGCGCCGAAGCAATCACTGCCGCCTTCGCGCGCTTCGTCGAGGAGGCGCAGGCCCGGGGCGAGGTCAACCCCGGCCTTGACCCTGAGGGCGTCGCCCAGGTGATGTGCGCCCTGTACCAGGGCTTCGTCGTCCAGCGCCAGGTCGACCCCGCGGCCGACCCCGTGCGCTTTTTCCGCGCCGTCATGACCATTTTCCGCGAGGGCTTCTTCACCCCGGATTCACTGAGCGGCCCGGCCTCGCGCCAGATTGTTAGCCAGGTCACAGATTGATTTGCTCCCCGCCCCGGGAAGTGGTTGCCATCCGGCGGCGCGCCTGCTAAAAAAGAGGGAGCATTCGTTTTTCTTGGCCCGATGCTTCGTCCTTGTCGAGATTCCGCTGGTTCGTTCGTCGCCTTGATCGCAGCCAGCTTCCGAAGGGAGACCTGAAATGGCACTCGGCACCGCCAAGCTTGCACGCGCCAGCGCCCGCCATCCTTGGCGCGTCGTCGTCCTCTGGGTCGCCGCCCTGGTGGGCTCTTTCGCCCTCATCGGCGCCCTCCTGCCCGGCGCGCTGACCAACGAGGCCGACGTCACTACCGACCTCGAGTCCGAGCGCGGCCAGAAGCTCATCGAGCAGCTCCGCGGGCCGTTCCGCGTCCACGAAGCGATCCTCGTCGAGTCGCA of Dehalococcoidia bacterium contains these proteins:
- a CDS encoding lysylphosphatidylglycerol synthase transmembrane domain-containing protein — encoded protein: MQGRLGRWLKFLLALAVSIAFSALFLLSTDLGEVADALASADYLYVVPGLALFVVSVVARAVRWQYMFRPRDIPWPGLLPSLLVGYAGNNLLPLRAGELLRAQHLADRAAVPRMVTFGTFIMERLFDFMVLSTFVLWGVLLSDVSGAYLGLALLLAGGTASGFVVALVLARRPALLSKLTARPWPLVPERIRLELGSLTESFFSGFSCLTSLRRFLIVALMTAVAWGFELSMYWVVSEAFALGAGFITIAFAGAAANVAMSVPSAQGGVGPFQYYAREALLRFDVAGPAAAAYAVALHIFLVAPVSLVGLLVLWRSTLPSSAAKPAVAEGAEQR
- a CDS encoding histidine phosphatase family protein, with product MQVILVRHGETASNRDRLALGRKDVPLNSLGLAQAARLGKAIALERAAGTTFAAVYSSPLVRARQTAEAIATALGLEVTEAPELIEMDVGEMDGLTGAELRERHPEFLRSWWGPEAGIVRMPGGESLQEVQDRAWPLIELVRDTYPAEAAVIAVSHNFVIRALICRALGIDLADFRRFEVGLASTTRLEFRGPRTLITNLNDVCHLAGLETEPEYWPRK
- a CDS encoding TetR/AcrR family transcriptional regulator; translated protein: MPKVLPAYLEQRRKQILESAAACFFEKGFHQTSMQDICERADLSPGAVYRYFRSKDDIIAAICDEANQQDLALIEAITAGGDAVAVLEELGRTFLNSLTEEDVRGHVAMVAEAPHSPHIRATARRGAEAITAAFARFVEEAQARGEVNPGLDPEGVAQVMCALYQGFVVQRQVDPAADPVRFFRAVMTIFREGFFTPDSLSGPASRQIVSQVTD